TTACATGCTATAGagacatcttttcgaaaaatatgGGTGGCCGTGAAAACGGCCGTTTGGTACAGACAAGTCAAGTCGACAGGGCTGACTTTTTACTTGGCGGCTGGCTTCTGGGTCTTCTTGGGGAGGAGCACGGCCTGGATGTTGGGCAAAACACCACCCTGTGCGATGGTCACACCGGACAGAAGTTTGTTCAACTCCTCGTCGTTGCGGATAGCAAGCTGCAGATGACGGGGGATGATTCTGGTTTTCTTGTTGTCACGGGCTGCGTTGCCTGCCAACTCCAACACTTCAGCGGC
The nucleotide sequence above comes from Magallana gigas chromosome 2, xbMagGiga1.1, whole genome shotgun sequence. Encoded proteins:
- the LOC136272824 gene encoding histone H2A, encoding MSGRGKGGKVKGKAKSRSSRAGLQFPVGRIHRLLRKGNYAERVGAGAPVYLAAVLEYLAAEVLELAGNAARDNKKTRIIPRHLQLAIRNDEELNKLLSGVTIAQGGVLPNIQAVLLPKKTQKPAAK